A genomic segment from Drosophila miranda strain MSH22 chromosome 3, D.miranda_PacBio2.1, whole genome shotgun sequence encodes:
- the LOC108158573 gene encoding dynamin-like 120 kDa protein, mitochondrial isoform X2 gives MLRIYQNSYRRTAKRAVVYSTKVACCNHSTLCSITSHPRRPPHSQHASGSGNGRYRRHEEFLLAGNPARGWSIPPPSRGYGMLVVRILRGALKLRYLVLGGAIGGGVSLSKKYEDWKDGLPDMKWLQDAMPQGERWSQFSKNLLEVGAVVKNAIDIDPELKQLGEDKLSEWRSWFDSRLDDAIEAADYQGVQIVETKEDLASKTTVAALGISTDESRKKFEMMQNQVETLQTEIMNVQIKYQKELEKMEKENRDLRTQFLLLKTNKKTSAKKIKKSLIDMYSEVLDELTGYDTGYTMADHLPRVVVVGDQSSGKTSVLESIAKARIFPRGSGEMMTRAPVKVTLAEGPYHVAQFRDSEREYDLTKESDLAELRREVEFRMRASVRGGKTVSNEVISMTVKGPGLQRMVLVDLPGIISTMTVDMASDTKDSIHQMTKHYMSNPNAIILCIQDGSVDAERSNVTDLVMQCDPLGRRTIFVLTKVDLAEELADPERIRKILSGKLFPMKALGYYAVVTGRGRKDDSIEAIRQYEEDFFKNSKLFHRRGVIMPHQVTSRNLSMAVSDRFWKMVRETIEQQADAFKATRFNLETEWKNNFPRLRESGRDELFDKAKGEILDEVVTLSQISAKKWDDTLNTKLWEKLSNYVFENIYLPAAQSDSFNTMVDIKLRQWAEQALPAKSVEAGWEALQQEFISLMDHSKKSQDHDGIFDQLKAAVVDDAIRRHSWEDKAIDMLRVIQLNTLEDRFVHDKAEWDQAVKFLETSVNAKLVQTEETLAQMFGPGQMRRLTHWQYLTQDQQKRRSVKNELDKILKNDSKHLPTLSYDELTTVRKNVQRENVDVDTDYIRQTWFPVYRKHFLHQALQRAKDCRKAYYLYTQQGAECEISCSDVVLFWRIQQVIKITGNALRQQVINREARRLDKEIKAVLDEFSEDDDKKAHLLTGKRVLLAEELIKVRQIQEKLEEFINSLNQEK, from the exons ATGTTGCGCATCTATCAAAACTCTTACCG GCGTACCGCAAAAAGGGCTGTTGTCTACTCCACGAAGGTTGCCTGCTGTAATCATTCCACGCTATGCAGCATCACCAGCCACCCACGTCGTCCGCCCCACAGCCAGCATGCCAGTGGCAGCGGTAACGGGCGCTACCGTCGACATGAAGAATTCTTGCTAGCCGGTAATCCAGCGAGGGGCTGGTCGATTCCGCCTCCGTCTCGCGGCTACGGCATGCTGGTGGTGCGCATTCTGAGGGGAGCCCTCAAGCTGCGATACCTCGTGCTGGGTGGTGCCATTGGCGGTGGCGTGTCCCTAAGCAAA AAATACGAGGACTGGAAGGATGGCTTGCCTGACATGAAGTGGCTGCAGGACGCCATGCCTCAGGGCGAGAGATGGAGCCAGTTCTCGAAGAATCTCCTCGAGGTCGGTGCAGTGGTCAAGAATGCAATCGATATCG ATCCGGAGCTCAAGCAGCTTGGCGAGGATAAGTTGTCGGAATGGCGCTCGTGGTTCGACAGTCGCCTGGACGATGCCATCGAAGCAGCTGACTATCAAGGAGTCCAGATTGTCGAAA CCAAGGAGGACCTGGCGTCCAAGACAACTGTCGCCGCCTTGGGTATCAGCACAGACGAGAGTCGCAAGAAATTTG AAATGATGCAGAACCAGGTGGAAACGCTGCAGACAGAGATCATGAATGTACAGATCAAATACCAAAAGGAGCTGGAGAAAATGGAGAAGGAGAACCGGGATCTGCGCACACAGTTTCTCCTGctcaaaaccaacaaaaagaCCTCAGCAAAGAAGATTAAAAAGTCCCTCATCGACATGTACTCGGAGGTATTGGACGAGCTGACCGGCTACGATACGGGATATACCATGGCAGATCATCTGCCGCGTGTCGTTGTGGTCGGGGACCAGAGCAGCGGCAAGACCTCGGTGCTGGAGTCCATAGCCAAGGCTCGCATTTTTCCCCGCGGCAGTGGTGAGATGATGACTCGTGCCCCGGTCAAAGTAACGCTCGCCGAAGGACCCTATCATGTGGCCCAGTTTCGCGACTCGGAACGGGAATACGATCTGACCAAGGAGTCCGATTTGGCTGAATTGCGCCGCGAGGTCGAGTTCCGCATGCGGGCCTCTGTGCGCGGTGGCAAGACCGTGAGCAATGAGGTCATATCCATGACAGTGAAGGGCCCTGGACTTCAGCGCATGGTACTGGTGGATCTGCCGGGCATCATTTCG ACTATGACAGTGGACATGGCCTCGGACACAAAGGACTCTATTCACCAAATGACCAAGCACTACATGAGCAATCCAAATGCCATCATACTCTGCATTCAGGATGGATCCGTGGACGCGGAGCGCAGCAATGTCACCGACTTGGTCATGCAGTGCGATCCCCTGGGTCGACGAACCATATTTGTGCTAACCAAGGTGGACTTGGCCGAGGAGCTTGCCGATCCCGAAAGGATAAGAAAAATACTCTCTGGCAAGCTCTTCCCGATGAAGGCCCTTGGCTATTACGCTGTGGTGACAGGCCGCGGTCGCAAGGATGATAGTATAGAGGCCATACGTCAGTACGAAGAGGACTTCTTCAAGAACTCAAAGCTCTTCCA TCGTCGCGGCGTCATAATGCCCCACCAGGTGACCAGCCGAAACCTGAGCATGGCAGTCTCAGATCGTTTCTGGAAAATGGTGCGGGAGACCATTGAGCAGCAGGCGGATGCATTTAAGGCAACCAGATTCAATCTGGAAACGGAATGGAAAAACAACTTCCCCAG ACTGCGCGAATCTGGACGCGATGAGCTGTTCGATAAGGCCAAAGGAGAAATACTCGACGAGGTGGTTACGCTCTCCCAAATCTCCGCCAAGAAGTGGGACGACACACTCAACACTAAGCTCTGGGAGAAGCTCTCGAACTATGTGTTTGAGAACATTTATCTGCCCGCTGCTCAGTCAG ATTCCTTCAACACGATGGTGGACATTAAGCTGCGTCAGTGGGCCGAGCAGGCACTGCCAGCCAAGTCCGTGGAGGCCGGCTGGGAGGCCTTGCAGCAGGAGTTCATTTCCCTGATGGACCACTCAAAGAAGTCTCAGGATCACGACGGCATTTTCGACCAGCTTAAGGCCGCAGTGGTGGACGATGCTATTAGACGGCACAGCTGGGAAGACAAGGCCATTGACATGTTGCGCGTGATACAGCTGAACACGCTGGAGGATCGCTTTGTGCACGACAAGGCGGAGTGGGACCAGGCGGTGAAGTTCCTGGAGACCTCCGTCAATGCCAAGCTCGTGCAAACGGAAGAGACACTGGCGCAGATGTTCGGACCCGGTCAAATGAGGCGCCTCACCCACTGGCAATACCTCACGCAGGATCAGCAGAAGCGGCGCAGTGTCAAAAACGAACTGGACAAGATACTCAAGAACGATTCG AAACATTTGCCCACCTTGAGCTACGACGAGCTGACGACGGTGCGTAAGAATGTGCAGCGGGAGAACGTCGATGTGGATACAGACTACATTCGTCAGACATGGTTCCCGGTGTATAGAAA ACACTTCCTGCATCAGGCCCTTCAGCGGGCCAAGGATTGCCGCAAGGCATATTACCTGTACACTCAGCAGGGTGCCGAGTGCGAG ATCTCCTGCAGTGATGTCGTGCTTTTCTGGCGCATCCAACAGGTCATCAAGATAACGGGCAATGCGCTGCGTCAGCAGGTGATCAATCGAGAGGCAAGACGGCTGGACAAGGAGATCAAGGCGGTGTTGGACGAGTTCAGCGAGGATGACGATAAAAAGGCCCATCTGTTGACCGGCAAGCGCGTGCTGCTGGCCGAGGAACTGA TCAAAGTGCGACAGATCCAGGAGAAGCTGGAGGAGTTCATCAATTCACTAAATCAGGAGAAGTAG